One Amorphoplanes digitatis genomic window carries:
- a CDS encoding GntR family transcriptional regulator has translation MERRTPKYQVIAADLTAKIRGGELPPGSALPPQRELSSAYGVTLVTLRQALRQLEDDGLLSQQPGRGTFVAEPKATYRLDSLRGLAEDLRAQGRTVSTEILGQTLRRPPAWVAAWLGTDRALRLERLRLLAGRPAVHQLSWVRAPAGAALRDTDLSATSLYAALAGHGVVVHRASEVLRPELLSAPVADLLRQQAGTPVFVSDRITYGLDDQPIVVDRATILGTVMEVRTERAATGLSMRWTSSS, from the coding sequence CTGGAACGCCGCACGCCGAAATATCAGGTCATCGCGGCTGACCTCACCGCGAAGATCCGCGGCGGTGAGCTGCCGCCGGGCTCCGCGCTGCCGCCGCAGCGCGAGCTCAGCTCCGCGTACGGGGTGACGCTGGTGACGCTGCGCCAGGCCCTGCGGCAGCTGGAGGACGACGGCCTGCTCTCGCAGCAGCCGGGCCGCGGCACGTTCGTGGCCGAGCCGAAGGCGACCTACCGCCTGGACTCGCTGCGCGGGCTGGCCGAGGACCTGCGCGCGCAGGGCCGCACGGTCAGCACCGAGATCCTGGGCCAGACGCTGCGCCGCCCGCCCGCCTGGGTGGCGGCGTGGCTCGGCACCGACCGGGCGCTGCGGCTGGAGCGACTGCGCCTGCTGGCCGGCCGCCCCGCCGTGCATCAGCTCTCCTGGGTCCGCGCGCCCGCCGGCGCCGCCCTGCGCGACACGGACCTGAGCGCGACCTCCCTGTACGCGGCGCTCGCCGGTCACGGCGTGGTCGTGCACCGGGCCTCGGAGGTGCTGCGCCCGGAGCTGCTGTCCGCCCCGGTGGCGGACCTGCTGCGGCAGCAGGCGGGCACCCCGGTGTTCGTCTCGGACCGGATCACCTACGGCCTGGACGACCAGCCGATCGTCGTCGACCGGGCGACGATCCTGGGCACGGTCATGGAGGTACGCACCGAGCGCGCCGCTACCGGCCTGTCGATGCGGTGGACGTCGTCCTCCTGA
- the trpA gene encoding tryptophan synthase subunit alpha, whose protein sequence is MNNDHHPTTDQTATDRTATDRTAPDPTHRAAGDKTATSQAATDPTPTDPTHRAAGDKTATSQAATGRTAADRSVTGGITADPTSRGVGDKAAAGTTVVGGRRGLGASLRAAGRPLLVPYVTGGITADWTEYLLAYQDAGADAIEVGLPFSDPMLDGATIQQASDTALARGATMDSILADLRDTPLRVPIVVMTYTNLILRDGIARLAAAGVSGLIVPDLPLEESAPFEAAAAAAGIDLVLLAAPATPDERLREICARSRGFVYAISVMDTTGERGTLAGGATALAARVKAATDLPVLVGFGISTPAQAAEAGRAGDGAVVASALMRRVLDGATPADLAHAVAALRAALDLGVSPGTPHAEISGHRG, encoded by the coding sequence ATGAACAACGACCACCACCCGACGACAGACCAGACCGCGACGGACCGGACCGCGACGGACCGGACCGCGCCGGACCCGACCCACCGAGCCGCGGGCGACAAGACCGCAACCAGCCAGGCCGCGACCGACCCGACCCCGACCGACCCGACCCACCGAGCCGCGGGCGACAAGACCGCAACCAGCCAGGCCGCGACCGGCCGGACCGCGGCGGACCGGAGCGTGACCGGCGGGATCACGGCGGACCCGACCAGCCGAGGCGTGGGTGACAAGGCCGCGGCCGGCACCACCGTGGTCGGCGGGCGGCGTGGGCTCGGTGCGTCGTTGCGGGCGGCCGGGCGGCCGTTGCTCGTGCCCTACGTGACCGGTGGCATCACCGCGGACTGGACCGAATACCTGCTCGCCTACCAGGACGCCGGCGCCGACGCGATCGAGGTCGGGCTGCCGTTCTCCGACCCGATGCTCGACGGCGCGACCATTCAGCAGGCCTCCGACACCGCGCTCGCCCGCGGCGCCACCATGGACTCGATCCTCGCCGACCTGCGGGACACGCCGCTGCGCGTGCCGATCGTCGTCATGACGTACACGAATCTGATCCTGCGTGACGGAATCGCCCGGCTCGCCGCCGCCGGGGTCTCCGGGCTGATCGTGCCCGACCTGCCGCTGGAGGAGTCCGCGCCGTTCGAGGCCGCCGCGGCCGCCGCCGGCATCGACCTCGTCCTGCTGGCCGCGCCCGCCACCCCCGACGAGCGGCTGCGCGAGATCTGCGCACGCAGCCGCGGATTCGTGTACGCCATAAGCGTCATGGACACCACCGGCGAGCGCGGCACCCTGGCCGGCGGCGCGACGGCGCTGGCGGCCCGGGTCAAGGCGGCAACCGACCTGCCGGTACTCGTCGGCTTCGGGATCTCCACGCCCGCGCAGGCGGCCGAGGCGGGACGCGCCGGGGACGGTGCCGTCGTGGCGTCGGCGCTCATGCGTAGGGTTCTCGACGGAGCCACGCCCGCCGACCTCGCACACGCGGTCGCGGCCCTCCGCGCCGCACTCGACCTGGGGGTGTCTCCTGGAACGCCGCACGCCGAAATATCAGGTCATCGCGGCTGA
- the trpB gene encoding tryptophan synthase subunit beta encodes MTVVMDRPGVGGRFGEFGGRYVPESLIPACAAVEEAFRAAWADPEFHRELDGYRTTYAGRPTPLTPARNLSAELGITLLLKREDLAHTGSHKINNVLGQALLARRMGRSRLIAETGAGQHGVATATAAALFGLRATVFMGERDIERQRLNVFRMSMLGAEVVPVTSGSRTLKDATNEAMRHWVAAVDDAHFCLGSVAGPHPYPWMVREFQRVIGDEARGQCPDPDVVVACVGGGSNAAGTFAGFVDTPARLVGVEAAGGAAMSSGEPGVLHGSRSLLLQDEHGQVAEAQSIAAGLDYPGVGPEHAHLGASGRARYVTVTDEEVVRAVRRLAEREGIICALESAHAVAWVLRAAGTPELPTGSTVLLTLSGRGDKDVSQLMEGPR; translated from the coding sequence ATGACCGTTGTGATGGATCGGCCCGGGGTCGGCGGGCGGTTCGGGGAGTTCGGCGGCCGGTACGTACCGGAGTCCCTGATCCCGGCCTGCGCCGCCGTCGAGGAGGCGTTCAGGGCCGCCTGGGCCGACCCGGAGTTCCACCGCGAGCTGGACGGCTACCGGACCACCTACGCCGGGCGGCCCACACCGCTGACCCCGGCCCGCAACCTCTCCGCGGAGCTCGGCATCACCCTGCTGCTCAAGCGCGAGGACCTCGCACACACCGGCTCCCACAAGATCAATAACGTGCTGGGGCAGGCGCTGCTCGCCCGCCGGATGGGCCGTAGCCGGCTGATCGCGGAGACCGGCGCCGGCCAGCACGGCGTGGCGACCGCGACGGCCGCGGCGCTCTTCGGCCTGCGGGCCACCGTCTTCATGGGCGAACGCGACATCGAACGCCAGCGGCTCAACGTGTTCCGGATGTCCATGCTCGGCGCCGAGGTGGTGCCGGTGACCAGCGGCAGCCGCACCCTCAAGGACGCCACCAACGAGGCCATGCGGCACTGGGTCGCGGCCGTCGACGACGCGCACTTCTGCCTGGGGTCGGTCGCCGGCCCGCACCCGTACCCGTGGATGGTCCGGGAATTTCAGCGGGTGATCGGTGACGAGGCGCGCGGGCAGTGCCCGGACCCGGACGTGGTGGTCGCCTGCGTCGGCGGCGGCTCCAACGCGGCGGGCACGTTCGCGGGCTTCGTGGACACGCCCGCCCGCCTCGTCGGCGTGGAGGCCGCGGGCGGCGCGGCGATGTCGTCGGGCGAGCCGGGCGTGCTGCACGGCTCGCGGTCGCTGCTGCTCCAGGACGAGCACGGCCAGGTCGCGGAGGCGCAGTCGATCGCGGCGGGCCTGGACTACCCGGGCGTCGGCCCGGAGCACGCGCACCTCGGCGCGTCAGGCCGGGCCCGGTACGTGACCGTCACCGACGAGGAGGTGGTCCGCGCGGTGCGCCGGCTCGCCGAGCGGGAGGGAATCATCTGCGCGCTCGAATCCGCGCACGCCGTCGCGTGGGTGCTCCGCGCGGCCGGCACGCCGGAACTGCCGACCGGCTCGACGGTGCTGCTGACCCTGTCGGGCCGCGGCGACAAGGACGTCTCACAGCTGATGGAGGGCCCGCGATGA
- a CDS encoding response regulator, with translation MAGLTERPIRLAIVDDDPLVRAGLRILLGGSPDIEVVAEAGDGADATAMADAHWPDVVLMDIRMPKVDGLIATRRLRSRPSPPQVIVLTTFNADEHVLDALRAGASGFLLKDTPPRDIIEAVRTVAAGAATLSPTVIRQLIDHVADPAAGPRRDRARTSLSRLTDRERAVAVTLGRGWSNAEIAAELTMSVPTVKGHVSRLLSKLGLNNRVQVALLVHDAELV, from the coding sequence ATGGCCGGCCTGACCGAGCGCCCCATCCGGCTGGCCATCGTGGACGACGACCCGCTGGTCCGGGCCGGGCTGCGGATCCTGCTCGGCGGCTCGCCCGACATCGAGGTCGTCGCCGAGGCCGGCGACGGCGCGGACGCCACCGCCATGGCCGACGCGCACTGGCCCGACGTCGTGCTGATGGACATCCGGATGCCGAAGGTCGACGGCCTGATCGCCACCCGGCGCCTCCGGTCGCGGCCGTCGCCGCCCCAGGTCATCGTGCTGACCACGTTCAACGCCGACGAGCACGTGCTGGACGCGCTGCGCGCCGGCGCCAGCGGCTTCCTGCTCAAGGACACCCCGCCGCGCGACATCATCGAGGCGGTCCGCACCGTGGCCGCCGGCGCCGCCACCCTGTCCCCCACCGTCATCCGCCAGCTCATCGACCACGTCGCGGACCCCGCCGCCGGCCCGCGCCGCGACCGCGCCCGGACCAGCCTGTCCCGGCTCACCGACCGCGAACGCGCGGTAGCCGTCACCCTGGGCCGGGGCTGGTCTAACGCGGAGATCGCCGCCGAGCTCACCATGAGCGTGCCGACGGTGAAGGGCCACGTATCCCGGCTGCTGTCCAAGCTCGGCCTGAACAACCGCGTCCAGGTCGCGCTCCTGGTGCACGACGCGGAACTGGTCTAA
- a CDS encoding sensor histidine kinase — protein MSALLFALLVPGPAGEPRAAARNRLADGIAVTLAFGYGALMLRLGDASRAGAPLPWYADAALGTLGCLALLRRRRRPVAVAAALLPLTAVSVMATGAMLVALFTVAIRRRGTVALLLAAAYVALVPVYYLLHDDPEFPLWVDLVVRACTAAGALGWGMFVGAYRRLTESLREHAARLEAEQQLRVDQARLTERARIAREMHDVLAHRMSMVSLHAGALEVRTDARPEEIAIAAGAIRTSAHEALQELRGVIGVLRDGAAGRPEPPQPGLADVPDLVAGARAMGLTVGYRCEPVAAGPPVLLGRTAYRIVQEGLTNARKHSPGERVDVLLAGAAGDGLRIRITNPCGPAAGPPEVPGAGAGLIGVGERVALAGGRVEYGRRGDAFRLEAWLPWPA, from the coding sequence ATGTCCGCGTTGCTGTTCGCGCTGCTCGTGCCCGGGCCCGCCGGCGAACCCCGCGCGGCGGCGCGCAACCGGCTGGCCGACGGCATCGCCGTGACGCTCGCCTTCGGGTACGGCGCCCTGATGCTGCGGCTCGGCGACGCGTCCCGCGCGGGCGCGCCGCTGCCCTGGTACGCCGACGCCGCGCTCGGCACGCTCGGCTGCCTCGCCCTGCTCCGGCGCCGCCGCCGGCCGGTCGCGGTCGCCGCGGCGCTGCTGCCGCTGACGGCGGTCTCGGTCATGGCGACCGGCGCCATGCTCGTCGCGCTGTTCACCGTAGCGATCCGCCGCCGGGGCACGGTCGCCCTGCTGCTGGCCGCCGCCTACGTGGCGCTCGTCCCGGTGTACTACCTGCTGCACGACGACCCGGAGTTCCCGCTCTGGGTCGACCTCGTGGTGCGGGCCTGCACCGCGGCGGGCGCGCTCGGCTGGGGCATGTTCGTCGGCGCGTACCGCAGGCTGACGGAGTCGCTGCGCGAGCACGCCGCCCGGCTGGAGGCCGAGCAGCAGCTCCGCGTCGACCAGGCCCGGCTGACCGAGCGGGCGCGGATCGCGCGCGAGATGCACGACGTGCTCGCGCACCGGATGTCGATGGTCAGCCTGCACGCCGGCGCGCTGGAGGTGCGCACCGACGCCCGCCCGGAGGAGATCGCGATCGCGGCGGGCGCGATCCGGACCAGCGCGCACGAGGCGCTCCAGGAGCTGCGCGGGGTCATCGGGGTACTGCGTGACGGCGCCGCGGGCCGGCCCGAGCCGCCGCAGCCGGGGCTTGCCGACGTGCCGGACCTGGTGGCCGGCGCCCGGGCGATGGGCCTGACCGTCGGCTACCGGTGCGAGCCGGTGGCGGCCGGGCCGCCGGTCCTGCTGGGCCGCACGGCGTACCGGATCGTGCAGGAGGGTCTGACCAACGCGCGCAAGCACTCGCCGGGCGAGCGGGTCGACGTGCTGCTCGCCGGCGCGGCCGGCGACGGGCTGCGGATCCGCATCACCAACCCGTGCGGCCCGGCGGCGGGCCCGCCCGAGGTGCCGGGCGCGGGTGCGGGCCTGATCGGCGTCGGCGAGCGGGTGGCCCTGGCCGGCGGCCGCGTCGAGTACGGCCGGCGCGGCGACGCGTTCCGCCTGGAGGCCTGGCTGCCATGGCCGGCCTGA
- a CDS encoding alpha/beta fold hydrolase, with protein sequence MLRRMWWAPAALWGIAAGAWMPRGPLTGAEALWSVALSAAVGGLAGWASRSRWSMLVAPAVFLVALELLRLRVDGPSADAPHASVFGFIVLVAGRGVQALLTALPMALGAAYGAGLARRGTPGGRISRYVRRALTAVVAAAVVAATVAVAVPARTAPIPGAHSVAELTHVEVGGHRLGLMIRGADVSAPVLLFVPGAPGGSEFGGVRRHLAALERRFVVVTLDRRGGGSSYPALDPTATVTPGGEVDDIIGVSEHLRRRFGQEKIYLLGHSGGSILGVLAAVRRPELYRAYIGTGQGVDVRASDGIGYADVLAWAGVTGRDDLARRLTALGPPPYPDVYSYEPLMLYQNQAYDYDRSGLDEGDAFENLDVEEFTLLEKAHTINALVDTWNALYPRMQDVDLRRDAPRLRVPVYFVQGGHEMRGLAVLFEQWYALLQAPAKSLTVVADAGHRVMFERPDRFAAVMDDVLTQTSR encoded by the coding sequence ATGCTGAGAAGAATGTGGTGGGCGCCGGCGGCGCTCTGGGGGATCGCCGCGGGCGCGTGGATGCCGCGCGGCCCGCTGACCGGCGCCGAGGCGCTGTGGTCGGTCGCGCTGAGCGCGGCGGTCGGCGGCCTGGCGGGCTGGGCGAGCCGCTCGCGCTGGTCGATGCTCGTCGCGCCGGCGGTGTTCCTGGTCGCCCTCGAGCTGCTCCGGCTGCGGGTGGACGGCCCGTCGGCGGACGCGCCGCACGCAAGCGTGTTCGGCTTCATCGTGCTGGTCGCGGGCCGGGGCGTGCAGGCCCTGCTGACGGCGCTGCCGATGGCGCTGGGCGCCGCGTACGGCGCGGGCCTGGCCCGGCGCGGCACCCCGGGCGGCCGGATCTCCCGGTACGTGCGCCGGGCGCTCACCGCGGTCGTGGCGGCGGCGGTCGTGGCGGCGACGGTGGCGGTGGCCGTGCCCGCCCGGACCGCGCCGATACCGGGCGCGCACAGCGTTGCCGAACTGACCCACGTCGAGGTGGGCGGCCACCGGCTGGGCCTGATGATCCGCGGCGCCGACGTGTCCGCGCCGGTCCTGCTCTTCGTCCCCGGCGCGCCCGGCGGCTCCGAGTTCGGTGGGGTGCGCCGGCACCTGGCGGCCCTCGAACGCCGCTTCGTGGTGGTCACCCTGGACCGGCGCGGCGGCGGCTCGTCCTATCCGGCGCTGGACCCGACCGCGACGGTCACGCCCGGCGGCGAGGTCGACGACATCATCGGCGTCAGCGAGCACCTGCGCCGCCGCTTCGGCCAGGAGAAGATCTACCTCCTCGGGCACTCCGGCGGCTCGATCCTCGGGGTGCTCGCCGCGGTGCGCCGGCCCGAGCTGTACCGGGCATACATCGGCACCGGCCAGGGCGTCGACGTGCGCGCCAGCGACGGGATCGGCTACGCCGACGTGCTGGCCTGGGCCGGGGTCACCGGCCGCGACGACCTCGCCCGCCGGCTCACCGCGCTCGGGCCGCCGCCGTACCCCGACGTGTACTCGTACGAGCCGCTCATGCTCTATCAGAACCAGGCGTACGACTACGACCGCAGCGGCCTGGACGAGGGCGACGCCTTCGAGAACCTGGACGTCGAGGAGTTCACGCTGCTGGAGAAGGCGCACACCATCAACGCCCTGGTGGACACCTGGAATGCGCTCTACCCCCGGATGCAGGATGTCGACCTTCGGCGGGACGCGCCGCGGCTGCGGGTGCCGGTCTACTTCGTGCAGGGCGGCCACGAGATGCGCGGCCTCGCGGTGCTGTTCGAGCAGTGGTACGCCCTGCTCCAGGCCCCCGCGAAGAGCCTGACCGTGGTGGCGGACGCCGGCCACCGCGTGATGTTCGAAAGACCCGACCGCTTCGCCGCCGTCATGGACGACGTGCTGACGCAGACCTCTCGATGA
- a CDS encoding glycoside hydrolase family 26 protein: protein MRIKFAKSLTVLTAMALGAGTAMAGTTAATAAPAKPCVTDKNLVPSCGVLWGAAAGGFTTAPRDAELKKWEKTSGRTASIFHTYHKGDEAFPTQAEIDMTSDPANPRVLLTNWKIAYGSSWAKVAKGEQDKRIDAFAARIKKDYGDKKFFLVLNHEPENDVIAKKGSGWEAKDFAAMYRHTIKRLESKGVDNAINVMAYMGNEKWMAQSWWADLYPGDDVVDWIGLDSYVSAEKGAYHYGQFADLLDRKAPNGPTFYDWATKKHASKPLMIAEWGVYHRIGKPVDKTAGYNSVLPELAKRPGIKAIVYFDTKNDDEGDRDISIDSTKNNLAAFKKLAANPIFNVKIG, encoded by the coding sequence ATGCGTATCAAGTTTGCGAAGTCGTTGACCGTTCTGACTGCCATGGCCCTGGGCGCCGGTACCGCGATGGCGGGTACCACCGCCGCGACCGCCGCGCCGGCCAAGCCGTGTGTCACCGACAAGAACCTGGTGCCGTCCTGTGGCGTGTTGTGGGGTGCCGCCGCGGGTGGTTTCACCACCGCCCCGCGTGATGCCGAGCTGAAGAAGTGGGAGAAGACCTCCGGCCGGACCGCGAGTATTTTCCACACCTACCACAAGGGTGACGAGGCGTTCCCGACCCAGGCCGAGATCGACATGACGTCGGATCCGGCGAACCCGCGGGTGCTGCTGACGAACTGGAAGATCGCTTACGGCTCGTCGTGGGCGAAGGTTGCCAAGGGTGAGCAGGACAAGCGCATCGACGCGTTCGCCGCCCGGATCAAGAAGGACTACGGCGACAAGAAGTTCTTCCTGGTGCTCAACCACGAGCCGGAGAACGATGTGATCGCCAAGAAGGGCTCCGGCTGGGAGGCCAAGGACTTCGCCGCGATGTACCGCCACACCATCAAGCGCCTGGAGTCCAAGGGTGTGGACAATGCGATCAACGTGATGGCGTACATGGGTAACGAGAAGTGGATGGCCCAGTCCTGGTGGGCCGACCTGTACCCCGGCGACGACGTCGTCGACTGGATCGGCCTGGACTCGTACGTTTCGGCCGAGAAGGGTGCCTACCACTACGGTCAGTTCGCGGACCTGCTCGACCGTAAGGCGCCCAACGGTCCGACGTTCTACGACTGGGCCACCAAGAAGCACGCGAGCAAGCCGCTGATGATCGCCGAGTGGGGCGTGTACCACCGCATCGGTAAGCCGGTCGACAAGACCGCCGGCTACAACTCGGTGCTGCCGGAGCTGGCCAAGCGGCCCGGGATCAAGGCCATCGTCTACTTCGACACCAAGAACGACGACGAAGGCGACCGCGACATCAGCATCGACTCGACCAAGAACAACCTGGCCGCGTTCAAGAAGCTCGCCGCCAACCCGATCTTCAACGTCAAGATCGGCTAA
- a CDS encoding dihydrofolate reductase family protein: MAYVTCDIAVSVDGFVAGPDQTLEQPLGGRGAERLLHGWMFDTPEENTAELAAITAADAFIMGRNMFGPGRGDWDPEWTGWWGEDPPYHKPVFVLTHHPREDVPMLGGTTFSFVTGGVHEAFKRAQEATGDGRIAIAGGASTVNQFLTAGLIDELRLHIAPVTLGAGERLFDGVPPLRLEQVSGRSASLVTHVTYRVGR, encoded by the coding sequence ATGGCGTACGTAACCTGTGACATCGCCGTCTCCGTCGACGGTTTCGTTGCCGGACCCGACCAGACGCTCGAACAGCCGCTCGGTGGCCGTGGTGCCGAGCGGCTGCTGCACGGCTGGATGTTCGACACCCCCGAGGAGAACACGGCGGAGCTGGCGGCGATCACCGCCGCCGACGCGTTCATCATGGGGCGCAACATGTTCGGCCCGGGCCGCGGCGACTGGGATCCGGAGTGGACCGGCTGGTGGGGCGAGGACCCGCCGTACCACAAGCCGGTCTTCGTGCTGACACACCACCCGCGCGAGGACGTGCCGATGCTGGGCGGGACCACGTTCTCTTTCGTCACCGGCGGCGTGCACGAGGCGTTCAAGCGGGCACAGGAGGCGACCGGCGACGGCCGGATCGCGATCGCCGGCGGCGCCTCGACGGTCAACCAGTTCCTGACCGCCGGGCTCATCGACGAGCTGCGCCTGCACATCGCGCCGGTCACGCTCGGCGCCGGCGAGCGCCTGTTCGACGGGGTGCCGCCGCTGCGGCTCGAACAGGTCTCCGGACGCTCGGCCTCCCTGGTCACCCACGTCACCTACCGGGTCGGCCGGTAG
- a CDS encoding ABC transporter permease, translating into MSAAETTAAPVRRFSSRFLRSELRLIVVRRRNQVGLAALATIPIVLAIAIKLAAPDTSDGAPDFVAQITGNGFFVALAALSAELTLFLPIAIAMVSGDAVAGEADQGTLRYLLTVPVGRVRLLAVKYAGIVAGAFLAPLVVAASGLTIGLILFGGGEVTLLSGTQAGFGEALLRLLGVCLYLGVCLSALGAVGLFLSTLTVQPMGATIALTMLSVASVVLGQIPQLDWLHPYLLTRHWQDFGELLRDPVSFDALTPGLLSALAYIVVFLTAAWARFAGRDVTT; encoded by the coding sequence ATGTCAGCGGCTGAGACGACCGCGGCACCGGTACGCCGCTTCTCGTCCCGCTTCCTGCGCTCCGAGCTGCGGCTGATCGTCGTGCGACGGCGCAACCAGGTCGGGCTCGCCGCGCTGGCGACCATCCCGATCGTGCTCGCTATCGCGATCAAGCTCGCTGCGCCGGACACCTCCGACGGCGCGCCGGACTTCGTCGCGCAGATCACCGGCAACGGCTTCTTCGTGGCGCTGGCCGCGCTCAGCGCCGAGCTGACGCTCTTCCTGCCGATAGCGATCGCGATGGTGTCCGGCGACGCCGTGGCCGGCGAGGCCGACCAGGGCACGCTGCGCTACCTGCTGACCGTGCCGGTCGGCCGGGTCCGGCTGCTCGCGGTCAAGTACGCCGGCATCGTGGCCGGCGCGTTCCTGGCCCCGCTGGTGGTGGCCGCCTCCGGCCTGACCATCGGCCTGATCCTTTTCGGCGGCGGCGAGGTCACCCTGCTCTCGGGCACCCAGGCCGGCTTCGGCGAGGCCCTGCTGCGGCTGCTCGGCGTCTGCCTCTACCTCGGCGTGTGCCTGTCCGCGCTGGGCGCCGTCGGGCTGTTCCTGTCGACGCTGACGGTGCAGCCGATGGGCGCGACGATCGCGCTGACCATGCTCAGCGTGGCGAGCGTCGTGCTGGGGCAGATACCGCAGCTCGACTGGCTGCACCCGTACCTGCTGACCCGGCACTGGCAGGACTTCGGCGAGCTGCTGCGCGATCCGGTGTCGTTCGACGCGCTGACGCCGGGGCTGCTGTCGGCGCTGGCCTACATCGTGGTCTTCTTGACGGCGGCGTGGGCACGCTTCGCCGGCCGCGACGTCACCACCTGA
- a CDS encoding ABC transporter ATP-binding protein, whose translation MTDLAVATQGLTKRFGSQVAVDTVDLAVPRGAVYGFLGPNGSGKTTTIRMLLGLISPTAGGHELLGAAMPDHSADVLPRVGALVEGPGFHPYLSGRDNLRRLDAADRTAEARTAPARIAAALDRVGLSAAAAKRYRTYSLGMKQRLAIAAALLLPRDLLILDEPTNGLDPQGTREVRALIGTLAAEGATVLLSTHLLAEVEQVCTHVGVMHRGRLVAQQPLAQLRSDAAPRARVLTDQSAQAARVLRTLGLTEIAETAAEASGQLGPVAPEKVVAALVHDGVAVRGFAVEAPSLEDVFVSLTGRGFDVSG comes from the coding sequence GTGACCGACCTCGCGGTCGCCACACAGGGGCTGACCAAGCGGTTCGGCAGCCAGGTCGCGGTGGACACCGTCGACCTGGCTGTCCCCCGCGGCGCCGTGTACGGCTTCCTCGGCCCCAACGGCTCCGGCAAGACCACGACGATCCGGATGCTGCTCGGCCTGATCAGCCCCACCGCGGGCGGGCACGAGCTGCTCGGCGCGGCGATGCCGGACCACTCCGCCGACGTGCTGCCCCGCGTCGGCGCGCTCGTCGAGGGCCCCGGCTTCCACCCGTACCTGTCGGGGCGCGACAACCTGCGCCGCCTCGACGCCGCGGACCGCACCGCCGAGGCCCGGACCGCTCCCGCCAGGATCGCCGCGGCGCTGGACCGGGTCGGGCTGTCCGCCGCGGCGGCCAAGCGCTACCGCACCTACTCGCTCGGCATGAAGCAGCGGCTGGCCATCGCGGCCGCCCTGCTCCTGCCCCGCGACCTGCTGATCCTGGACGAACCGACGAACGGCCTCGACCCGCAGGGCACCCGCGAGGTACGCGCCCTGATCGGCACGCTCGCCGCCGAGGGCGCGACCGTGCTGCTCAGCACGCACCTGCTGGCCGAGGTCGAGCAGGTCTGCACCCACGTCGGCGTCATGCACCGGGGCCGGCTGGTCGCACAGCAGCCGCTGGCGCAGCTGCGCTCGGACGCGGCGCCGCGGGCCCGGGTGCTCACCGACCAGAGCGCGCAGGCGGCCCGGGTGCTGCGCACGCTGGGCCTGACCGAGATCGCCGAGACCGCGGCCGAGGCCTCCGGGCAGCTCGGCCCGGTCGCGCCCGAGAAGGTCGTCGCGGCCCTGGTGCACGACGGCGTCGCCGTACGCGGCTTCGCGGTCGAGGCGCCCAGCCTCGAGGACGTGTTCGTCTCCCTGACCGGAAGGGGCTTCGATGTCAGCGGCTGA